The Acropora palmata chromosome 3, jaAcrPala1.3, whole genome shotgun sequence nucleotide sequence CCAGGTTCATGTTAGGGTAGCCTTAGTTGTTCATCACCTTCAGTAGGATCCAAACATGATTAAACGCATTAAAAGATTTGTGCTTTCAAATACAACTAAGCTAATATTGTTAGTGTATACATTGCTGTTTTCACCCCCTTTTGGTAATACAGCTTTGTTTTatgcattaaaaaggaaaatgtcaCCCAGGGAAAATGTTCATCATGCATCCTTTTGTATACATGCATTTAACAGGTAATCACACAGTGGGAATTGTTTCTGGTTTTGAAGATTATGATGTTTTAAAAGCATCCTGCAAAAACGTATTTGCTGAAATTAATGAGCTGGTTGATGCCGGAGAAATAGAAGTAGATGGTCACAAGATACCTTTAGAGTTCTATTTATCTGGAGATTACGAGGtaaaggaacaaaattatACTTTCAAAGATCAGTATTCTGGATGGAAAGTGAGATTGCAAGCAATAAACCCACATTAcaacaagaaataataataataatatacatgccAGTATGTACCTCAGCATACCATAACAACAAATGCTCTTCAATTCTTGATTGCTTCTGTATCTCCCACTCAGCTTGAACAACTGAAGTGTTCAAAGGCACAGATTGAATAATAACAGCTGATTAATACTATTATAATTTTCAGTTCCTTTTGTTAGTTCTTGGCATGAATGCTGCATGTGCTGACTATGCATGTATTTACTGCACAATACACAAAAATGAACGGTAAGGTacaacattttcctttttttcccaaaagaaGGCATCTGTTCTTAATGTTAAAAACTGCATTCTTAAAGTTTGATGTTACAGTAAAAACTCCTCCCTAACAATACTGAGATATTATATATTAATAGTTGGGACACATCTAAAACAGAGGGGTACTACTGGAGCAGTGGGAAAGCACGGACTCTGGCTAAAAACAGGGAACTTTCAAGGAAATCCACAAACGACTATGGCTGTATTAGAGAACCTTTACTTCACATACCGATTGAGAACATAAGAGTAGATGAGCTCCATTTATTGCTTCGAGTGACAGGTAATTCATTACAAAATGCAACCTGGATAGAGGTGAGTCAAAGGAAATTGATGTTATGTTAACCATGAAAATGGAGGGAAGAAACCCCCTAAAAGTCTGTTtacttcaataataataatcgaAGAAGCTGAAATGattcactttctttttcacagACAGGTTGGAGAAAAACCTTATTAATGAAGCAATTGCAAGAGATGAAAAAGACAACTTCAACAAGGCACcatcagcaaaacaaaatgcaaactTAAATAAACTTGTGGAGGCCATCCACAGTTGTGGAGTAAGTTTTGGTGtatggggaaaaaaaaatgcagacgGAAAAGCAAGTGGTTTACATGGTTGGACAAGCATGGTGGgcgatgaaaagaaaacagttctCAGAAATTTGCCTGATAAGCTTCCTGAAATCATAGATGCAGAGCATGGTGATACTGTTGCTCTGATATGGAAGGTGTTATTCTCTCTGCtgttaaaaattattgacTTCTATCACTGGCTATATAAGTAATTTATGCTAATACACTGGTATGTATTTTAGCAGGATTTTGGCAATTTATATAATACTTTGTCAGCATGGGAGCCCAGTCAAGCCTGTGTAGATTCATTCTTTAGGGATGTAAGTTCTTAGAGTTTTGCTATCTTTTTTAATGAATATGTGGATGATTgttgcagttatgaacactGCTTTAGCAATAGTGAAAATAATGTGGGTTCGTGTGTAAGGTTCCTGAAATTTTTCCAGGCTTTATTTTCACTATAGCTTAAGTAGTGTTCACAACTACAATGACCATTCAcatattcattaatttttgttactccacagttcaaatatatgattttcatatattcattctctctcttgtttcttttttttcatgtttgtggAGGTAATGAATCAAAACAGTTGACCTTCTTTCATTCTGAGGCTACTTTTACACATATTTTCAATAGGCAACAGAGTGgataaagttgtatctgtcacTTTCTGGAAAGGTCATTGGTTATAAGAAAGCATCAGTAACTCCATACTTCCACATTTTGGTGTATCATTTGCCAAAATTTCTGGCCAGCAACACATcttttaaatctttcactgGTCAAGGAGTTGAAAAAATCAATGACATGGTACGCTCAATATAccacaataaaagcaataggcaTGATCCTTGTAAAGAGGCAATTCTGGCTTTGAAGAGAATTGACCATCTTCAAGAGTTTGAAAGACAACCAAATCATTACAACAAGAGAAACAATAACTACTGGACATCTGACATTTTTGACCAAAGGAGAAAGCGACCTAGACTGTGTAATACTTCCACAGTGGATGATGAACCAACAACAGAGGATATCAACATTGAAAACATGAGTGTTTgtgaaataaaaagcaaacTAAAGGAAATGAACATTTCAACTAGATGTAGGAGAGAGGATAAGCTTAGGGAAATCCTCAGGAGAGCTATTGCCGAGAatgtaaataatgataatggctAAGCAAACGAGATATGgcattttgaaatcaacaaattttaaatctgACAATGTTTAGCTTAAGTCATGCTCAGAATTGATTGCTCTCTTGCAAATgtgtatttttagtttttcaactGGAGCACGTGGTGCCTTTTTAAGCTCTCCTTTTTCCTTGATGTACTGGATCGGAGTCCAGGATAGCACAGGCTTCATTTTTAATGGGAAATCAATTGCTTTTCCCTCACCATGAAGGTCCAAATAGTACCACCAGTTTTCTGGCAGTGTTGTGAAGCGAAAAAAGTCTTCCTTGTAGTAAAGTTTATATCCAGTGTGTTCAGCTACCACACCCTTACCATTCCACAAATACCTTTGTACATCAAGGTCCATCTTTGCTTCCATGGGAGCAGTTGAATTCCCTTTAAGGTTAGTTACTATTGTGTGGTAGAAGTTTACACCAGCCACTTCCAACCGGTAGCTGTCTGGCATTAAAGGTTTTTCATAAGAGCTGTTGGTTAAATTTTGCGAAATTACAAGTTAGGACCACATCATGTGAAATTTTACACGGTATTAATTTAATGGTTGAAAATGGCttgttgaaaattaaactCTACAAGCCTGCTTGGGTACTTTAAATACGATGACTTAATGTGATGACATTcagatttcttttttacaacGGTCTTAAAATAAAGCAACAGCTAAAGCTCTCAAGGTTCAAAGTTTACGGTTTCAATGGGAGAGGGCAAGACTATAAGACATTTTATAAAAGCTAAAATCTTTAACAGATCACACGCAAATCTCTTACCGTAATAAGTCTGGTGTGAGATGGTCCTCTAGCTCCCAGCTGCAGGCATGCATCGGCCATCCATTCCATTTTATGAGGTATTCTCCGGTCTGCTAACACGATTAACGATTATATTTAACCGACTTGAGCTTCACGCTCGCCGAACACACGAGATATTAAATCAAATGACAGATCACTTTCGTGCCATCTGCTCTAATATTACTTACACGCCCAAATTTCCTCTTCTCTACAATCCTgtcaactttgaaaaatttacctcTTGACTTCCTTGCGGTGTTGTATAACACTGCAGAGAATAACAAGTGTAAATTCTTATATTCCACGTTCGGTCTCGCACGAGGCATTGCCGCCACgttgttttcgaaagatatccGCTGTACTGGGCAGGCTCAAATGACCTAAATTTCTGGCGATGCCTTCAAAAAAGCTCTGAATGTGGATGCTGGCTGTGGGTACTTTGGTACATTGAGTAAAAGTCAGAcagaaacttttttatttttattttttattttttattttataaaccTTGTAAACGGTGGCC carries:
- the LOC141875533 gene encoding uncharacterized protein LOC141875533, translating into MPRARPNVEYKNLHLLFSAVLYNTARKSRGKFFKVDRIVEKRKFGRTGEYLIKWNGWPMHACSWELEDHLTPDLLRSYEKPLMPDSYRLEVAGVNFYHTIVTNLKGNSTAPMEAKMDLDVQRYLWNGKGVVAEHTGYKLYYKEDFFRFTTLPENWWYYLDLHGEGKAIDFPLKMKPVLSWTPIQYIKEKGELKKAPRAPVEKLKIHICKRAINSEHDLS
- the LOC141875532 gene encoding uncharacterized protein LOC141875532 isoform X3, which produces MVGDEKKTVLRNLPDKLPEIIDAEHGDTVALIWKATEWIKLYLSLSGKVIGYKKASVTPYFHILVYHLPKFLASNTSFKSFTGQGVEKINDMVRSIYHNKSNRHDPCKEAILALKRIDHLQEFERQPNHYNKRNNNYWTSDIFDQRRKRPRLCNTSTVDDEPTTEDINIENMSVCEIKSKLKEMNISTRCRREDKLREILRRAIAENVNNDNG
- the LOC141875532 gene encoding uncharacterized protein LOC141875532 isoform X2 encodes the protein MVGDEKKTVLRNLPDKLPEIIDAEHGDTVALIWKDFGNLYNTLSAWEPSQACVDSFFRDATEWIKLYLSLSGKVIGYKKASVTPYFHILVYHLPKFLASNTSFKSFTGQGVEKINDMVRSIYHNKSNRHDPCKEAILALKRIDHLQEFERQPNHYNKRNNNYWTSDIFDQRRKRPRLCNTSTVDDEPTTEDINIENMSVCEIKSKLKEMNISTRCRREDKLREILRRAIAENVNNDNG
- the LOC141875532 gene encoding uncharacterized protein LOC141875532 isoform X1 → MVGDEKKTVLRNLPDKLPEIIDAEHGDTVALIWKQDFGNLYNTLSAWEPSQACVDSFFRDATEWIKLYLSLSGKVIGYKKASVTPYFHILVYHLPKFLASNTSFKSFTGQGVEKINDMVRSIYHNKSNRHDPCKEAILALKRIDHLQEFERQPNHYNKRNNNYWTSDIFDQRRKRPRLCNTSTVDDEPTTEDINIENMSVCEIKSKLKEMNISTRCRREDKLREILRRAIAENVNNDNG